The following coding sequences are from one Pocillopora verrucosa isolate sample1 chromosome 5, ASM3666991v2, whole genome shotgun sequence window:
- the LOC136280736 gene encoding uncharacterized protein PF3D7_1120000-like has translation MLKAWNEFLDKPENEGTEEEELVDGELTQGPITLEVFQKRMRKKYKTYIDLFELIIPCNLFSIKKSEEVRKELNESLRKLASSVKSQYKQIRGRKGLALNSKIKKFHVFERHVQSVAELERENEQLKELNSSLHEEIEEWKSNYANLEEEKRKMLHEMQAEIRTLQDDVEKAETTNKELIDYIERLQTAQQDYKGKGISQVKKKSRTLKTFMTRAQTALWFAKSFGLEIESIAMKEVQTGSKHNVKMASDEQQENTATGFDSLSEEEKEKVDKILFLLDKFCVGDSFYHEFSMYNDLPKSYLIKQRQTQLNDMCHIVSTPGRAEGAEVSFKELLKERVQNLINQSPEFDFENESVKVKISGDGARMTHNTTFIILSFALLQNNSHLMSARGNNTIAIVKGSENYETLKESFANVFSDINDLNSMTKITINGKEIKLEFFLGGDYKFILIMLGLKGATSFYACAWCKVHKDKRWHMNHEEDFYNKPPLQRTLKELKELSKKGRENFCCEHEPLLNIELDHVILDELHLLLRVVDALLNNLLEDV, from the coding sequence ATGCTTAAAGCTTGGAATGAATTCCTTGATAAACCAGAAAATGAAGGGACAGAGGAAGAAGAACTCGTGGATGGTGAACTGACGCAAGGTCCGATCACGCTGGAAGTATTTCAGAAACGTatgaggaaaaaatataaaacttacaTAGACTTGTTTGAACTTATTATTCCTTGCAATCTGTTTTCTATCAAAAAATCGGAAGAAGTGAGAAAAGAGTTGAATGAATCTCTGCGAAAATTAGCTTCTTCTGTGAAGTCTCAATACAAGCAGATCAGGGGAAGAAAGGGCCTTGCCCTGAActcgaaaataaaaaagttccaTGTGTTTGAAAGACATGTTCAGTCAGTAGCAGAGCTGGAGAGGGAAAATGAACAACTAAAGGAGTTGAACTCTTCCCtgcatgaagaaattgaagagtGGAAATCAAACTATGCAAATTTggaggaagaaaagagaaaaatgcttCATGAAATGCAAGCTGAAATAAGAACACTTCAAGATGATGTTGAAAAAGCTGAGACCACAAATAAAGAATTAATTGATTATATTGAACGCCTGCAGACAGCTCAGCAAGACTACAAGGGGAAAGGCATTtctcaagtaaagaaaaagtcgAGGACTTTGAAGACTTTCATGACAAGAGCTCAGACAGCACTGTGGTTTGCCAAGTCCTTTGGACTAGAAATTGAGTCAATTGCCATGAAAGAAGTCCAGACTGGAAGCAAGCATAATGTAAAAATGGCCAGTGATGAGCAGCAAGAAAACACTGCCACAGGGTTTGACTCCCtttcagaagaggaaaaagaaaaagtagataaaattttatttcttttagacAAATTTTGTGTGGGGGACTCATTTTATCATGAGTTCTCAATGTATAATGATCTTCCAAAATCATATCTAATTAAGCAACGGCAAACACAACTAAATGACATGTGCCATATTGTATCTACACCTGGAAGGGCTGAGGGTGCAGAAGTCTCATTCAAGGAACTTCTCAAGGAAAGGGTGCAAAATTTAATCAACCAAAGTCcagaatttgattttgaaaatgaaagtgttaaaGTTAAAATATCAGGGGATGGGGCAAGGATGACTCACAATACAACCTTTAtcattctttcttttgctttgttgcAAAATAACAGTCATTTAATGTCAGCAAGGGGAAATAACACAATCGCCATTGTGAAGGGCTCAGAAAATTATGAAACACTGAAGGAGTCATTTGCTAATGTATTTTCAGATATAAATGATCTAAATTCAATGACCAAAATCACAATTAAtgggaaagaaattaaacttgaaTTCTTTTTGGGGGGagattataaattcattttaatcatgttgGGTCTCAAAGGTGCCACCTCATTCTATGCTTGTGCCTGGTGCAAAGTTCACAAAGATAAAAGATGGCATATGAACCATGAGGAAGATTTTTACAATAAGCCACCATTGCAAAGAACactaaaagaattaaaagaattatCAAAAAAGGGCAGAGAAAATTTTTGCTGTGAACATGAGCCTCTATTAAACATTGAGTTAGATCATGTAATTTTAGACGAATTGCACCTTTTACTTAGAGTAGTTGATGCGTTACTAAATAATTTACTGGAGGATGTATAA
- the LOC136280887 gene encoding uncharacterized protein: MPKILFYKSLNDLSTADFYTERKRKKSRFYEIERVVSKRVGKEKIEYFIKWKGYSNLQNSWEPEEDLNAFALRSFNNPRLTQQEIADASEGLHIGILEQLKSKSQLPTVIAFNHTYFNFCLKLRDGKVMTVDTSSLKNRIL; the protein is encoded by the exons ATgccaaaaattttgttttataaatcgCTGAATGATCTCAGTACCGCGGATTTTTACacagagagaaagagaaaaaagtctAGATTCTACGAGATCGAAAGAGTCGTTTCAAAAAGAGTCGGTAAGGAAAAG ATTGAATATTTCATCAAGTGGAAGGGCTACTCGAACCTACAAAACTCCTGGGAGCCAGAAGAGGATTTAAACGCCTTTGCTTTGAG GTCATTCAACAATCCAAGGCTCACACAGCAAGAGATTGCTGATGCCAGTGAGGGTCTCCACATTGGCATTTTAGAGCAGTTAAAATCAAAGTCTCAATTACCCACTGTCATTGCTTTTAACCACACttattttaacttttgtttAAAGTTAAGGGACGGAAAAGTAATGACAGTGGATACATCCTCCTTGAAAAACAGGATTTTATAA